In Amycolatopsis endophytica, the following are encoded in one genomic region:
- a CDS encoding glycoside hydrolase family 172 protein — MSAPKNRSVLVVVGLVLALVVGVPAGAAPAPASGDKGPVGWDTYRSIDGLARLRPGEQVKQFSSFDRTGHNDDGFVGTYSCLREEPNGDCLLADARGAGEISSIWFTYESTSVASIGRITIELDGRVVLQGSLQDIVNGSQGAPFVWPLVGNSADTMGGSVIKVPMPYTRSMRITTQNNPHFYHVTYRQFADANGVRTFNPGDRATDVIQRLRGYGVRDPKPAVTSARAQSAPVDVAPGAAVSVPLASGSRRITQLGLRLPQVIAAPGLSDDGRAYGAGGSSFNATVAPDNEGVRITRRVDAGIGEQRADLLVGGQPAGQFYSGPARADGGWLDQTIEVPADLTRNRSQLQVATRFVSSAEDVNEFRYEVHSLVRGQWVRTDVLDVGHNHVSDEAVHGYKVDGQRWSGLRYFRYAADPGRAEASESVLEGLRLRLTFDGQTTVDAPVGEFFGSGLGKYASRTLLHAIDTTENGAFTSWWPMPYGGSAVVELVNNSGVPVAGGSLEVTTAGDSSVAAGLQDGSLGYFHATQHRGGTVPGQDWNFLTSRGRGVFYGVTTSMRGGIPPGQNQLNYLEGDERMYADGSASPAIHGTGSEDFYESGWYFQDGRDSGVEGVPYAMPQAGLVSREDATDGCQYVCLNAYRLMIGDGVPFGNGIEFDIEHGDRNSMPADYSSTAYWYGQDTPSLSQSDVVDVGDDTSRSQHGYTAPGDTREQLTSTFEGKRDTTPVTGTTTSTTQPVTFTARVDQANGGLRLHRVSDQAQAFQHARVFVNDRPVGEWYQPLGNTHSRWLEDSFDIPASATAGQSAVQVRLEPVAGAPAWSASRYTVYSQSTPPPPAQD, encoded by the coding sequence TTGAGCGCGCCCAAAAACCGCTCGGTGCTCGTCGTGGTGGGGCTCGTCCTCGCGTTGGTCGTCGGGGTGCCGGCTGGGGCCGCGCCGGCACCGGCGTCCGGTGATAAAGGGCCCGTCGGCTGGGACACCTACCGCTCGATCGACGGGCTGGCGCGCCTGCGGCCCGGTGAGCAGGTGAAACAGTTCTCCAGCTTCGACCGCACCGGACACAACGACGACGGTTTCGTCGGAACGTACTCGTGTCTCAGGGAAGAACCCAACGGTGACTGTCTGCTCGCCGACGCCCGTGGCGCGGGAGAGATCTCGTCGATCTGGTTCACCTACGAGTCGACGTCCGTCGCGTCCATCGGCCGGATCACGATCGAGCTGGACGGTCGCGTCGTGTTGCAGGGATCGTTGCAGGACATCGTCAACGGCTCCCAGGGTGCGCCGTTCGTCTGGCCCCTCGTCGGGAACTCGGCCGACACCATGGGTGGCTCGGTGATCAAGGTGCCGATGCCGTACACGCGCTCCATGCGGATCACCACCCAGAACAACCCGCACTTCTACCACGTCACCTACCGCCAGTTCGCCGACGCCAACGGTGTCCGGACCTTCAACCCCGGCGACAGGGCCACCGACGTCATCCAGCGGCTGCGCGGCTACGGCGTGCGGGATCCGAAACCGGCCGTGACGAGCGCGCGGGCCCAGTCGGCGCCGGTCGACGTCGCTCCGGGGGCTGCGGTGTCGGTTCCGCTCGCGTCCGGCTCCCGGCGGATCACGCAGCTCGGCCTCCGGCTTCCGCAGGTCATCGCCGCGCCGGGTCTCTCCGACGACGGACGGGCGTACGGCGCGGGCGGCAGCTCGTTCAACGCGACCGTCGCCCCGGACAACGAGGGTGTGCGCATCACGCGTCGCGTCGACGCGGGAATCGGGGAACAACGGGCGGACCTCCTCGTCGGCGGTCAGCCCGCCGGCCAGTTCTACAGCGGGCCCGCCCGGGCCGACGGTGGCTGGCTGGACCAGACCATCGAGGTGCCGGCGGACCTGACCAGGAACAGGTCCCAGCTGCAGGTCGCGACCCGGTTCGTGTCGTCGGCCGAGGACGTCAACGAGTTCCGCTACGAGGTGCACAGCTTGGTCCGCGGGCAGTGGGTGCGCACCGACGTGCTCGACGTCGGCCACAACCACGTGAGCGACGAGGCCGTCCATGGGTACAAAGTGGACGGTCAGCGGTGGTCGGGCCTGCGGTACTTCCGCTACGCCGCCGACCCCGGCCGTGCCGAGGCGTCCGAGTCCGTGCTGGAGGGCCTGCGGTTGCGGCTGACCTTCGACGGCCAGACGACGGTCGACGCGCCGGTCGGCGAGTTCTTCGGCTCCGGGCTGGGCAAGTACGCCTCCCGGACCCTGCTGCACGCCATCGACACCACCGAGAACGGCGCGTTCACCAGCTGGTGGCCGATGCCGTACGGGGGCAGCGCCGTGGTCGAGCTGGTCAACAACTCGGGTGTGCCGGTCGCGGGCGGCAGCCTGGAGGTGACGACCGCCGGGGACTCGTCGGTGGCGGCCGGACTCCAGGACGGCTCGCTCGGCTACTTCCACGCGACGCAGCACCGCGGCGGCACGGTGCCCGGCCAGGACTGGAACTTCCTGACCTCACGCGGCCGGGGTGTGTTCTACGGGGTCACGACCAGCATGCGCGGCGGCATCCCACCGGGCCAGAACCAGCTGAACTACCTCGAAGGCGACGAGCGGATGTACGCCGACGGCTCGGCCAGCCCGGCGATCCACGGCACCGGATCGGAGGACTTCTACGAGTCCGGCTGGTACTTCCAGGACGGGCGCGACAGCGGCGTCGAGGGCGTGCCGTACGCGATGCCGCAGGCCGGGCTCGTCAGCCGCGAGGACGCCACCGACGGCTGCCAGTACGTCTGTCTCAACGCCTACCGGCTGATGATCGGCGACGGGGTGCCGTTCGGCAACGGCATCGAGTTCGACATCGAGCACGGCGACCGCAACTCGATGCCTGCCGACTACAGCTCGACCGCCTACTGGTACGGACAGGACACACCGTCGCTGAGTCAGAGCGACGTGGTCGACGTCGGCGATGACACGAGCCGGTCCCAGCACGGCTACACCGCGCCGGGCGACACCCGGGAGCAGCTGACGTCGACCTTCGAAGGCAAGCGGGACACGACACCGGTCACCGGCACGACGACGTCCACCACCCAGCCGGTGACGTTCACCGCCCGCGTCGACCAGGCCAACGGGGGACTGCGGTTGCACCGTGTGTCCGACCAGGCCCAGGCATTCCAGCACGCGCGAGTGTTCGTCAACGACCGGCCCGTCGGCGAGTGGTACCAGCCGCTGGGCAACACGCATTCGCGGTGGCTGGAGGACAGCTTCGACATCCCCGCCTCGGCGACCGCGGGCCAGAGCGCGGTGCAGGTGCGACTGGAACCGGTGGCGGGGGCACCCGCGTGGTCCGCGTCGCGCTACACGGTCTACTCACAGTCGACGCCGCCACCACCGGCGCAGGATTGA